From Haloarcula hispanica ATCC 33960, the proteins below share one genomic window:
- a CDS encoding DUF4129 domain-containing protein, protein MQRQSLLVAVVAAIALLSFSVGAASLDAATGSDQAEMTRDDSEIDNPDGQGLSDPPGSIDPPESENGARALLPSVPAPAVGALAVGLAVGLVVLWRLAGQSRTIDETGGETPAVATAESAKAPSHSAAAIDVPLTNDVYRAWAALEDAVTVDDDASSPQDIEANATAAGADPDAVASLRSVFERVRYGRERPDADLESQARAALERAADNADDIAASPDEMPSADKDADGSAGEGKA, encoded by the coding sequence ATGCAGCGACAGTCCCTCCTCGTGGCGGTTGTCGCCGCGATTGCGCTGCTGTCGTTCAGCGTCGGCGCCGCGAGCCTCGACGCCGCCACCGGGTCCGACCAGGCGGAGATGACCCGTGACGACAGCGAGATCGACAACCCCGACGGACAGGGCCTCAGCGACCCGCCGGGTAGCATCGACCCACCCGAAAGCGAAAACGGCGCTCGCGCGCTGCTGCCGAGTGTCCCCGCCCCGGCAGTCGGTGCGCTCGCCGTCGGCCTCGCAGTGGGTCTGGTCGTCCTCTGGCGGCTGGCCGGTCAGAGCCGGACCATCGACGAGACGGGCGGCGAAACGCCAGCCGTCGCAACAGCGGAGTCCGCGAAGGCCCCCTCGCATAGCGCGGCTGCAATCGACGTACCCCTGACCAACGACGTGTACCGCGCGTGGGCCGCCCTCGAAGATGCGGTGACCGTGGACGACGATGCATCGTCCCCGCAGGACATCGAGGCGAACGCGACGGCGGCCGGGGCCGACCCCGACGCCGTCGCCTCGCTCCGGTCGGTGTTCGAGCGGGTTCGCTACGGCCGGGAGCGGCCGGACGCTGACCTGGAGTCCCAAGCCCGTGCGGCGCTGGAACGGGCCGCCGACAACGCGGACGATATCGCGGCGAGCCCCGACGAGATGCCTTCTGCGGACAAAGACGCCGACGGGTCCGCCGGGGAGGGCAAGGCGTGA
- the hemB gene encoding porphobilinogen synthase, translating to MNLTQRPRRLRTDGVRPLVRETELSASDLIAPVFVDATTDERVPIETMPGHERVPVGEAVERVEEVLETGVEAVMLFGVPESKDERGSRAWAEDGVVQEATRRISGETDAYVITDVCLCEYTDHGHCGVLEDDAAENPRLTVRNDETLDLLGKIAASHAAAGADMVAPSGMIDGMVGAIREALDAQGDTDVPVMSYAAKYESAFYGPFRDAADGAPAFGDRRHYQMDPANAREASREVDLDVEQGADVLMVKPALPYLDIVKEIRESYDHPVAAYNVSGEYAMLHAAAEKGWLDLEAVAYESLLSIKRAGADLILTYFAEDLADELYSNN from the coding sequence ATGAACCTGACACAGCGCCCGCGCCGCCTGCGAACCGACGGCGTGCGACCGCTGGTACGCGAAACGGAGCTCTCTGCGTCGGACCTCATCGCGCCGGTGTTCGTCGACGCGACGACCGACGAGCGAGTCCCAATCGAGACGATGCCGGGTCACGAACGGGTCCCGGTCGGCGAGGCGGTCGAGCGCGTCGAGGAGGTCCTCGAAACCGGCGTCGAAGCGGTGATGCTGTTCGGCGTCCCCGAGTCGAAAGACGAGCGCGGGAGCCGCGCCTGGGCCGAAGACGGCGTCGTGCAGGAGGCGACCCGCCGGATTTCCGGTGAAACCGACGCCTACGTCATCACCGACGTGTGCCTCTGTGAGTACACCGACCACGGCCACTGCGGTGTCCTCGAAGATGACGCTGCCGAGAACCCGCGGCTGACGGTACGTAACGACGAGACGCTCGATTTGCTGGGGAAAATCGCCGCGAGCCACGCCGCGGCCGGGGCCGACATGGTCGCCCCGTCGGGCATGATCGACGGGATGGTCGGGGCGATTCGGGAGGCGCTGGACGCCCAAGGCGACACCGACGTGCCCGTCATGAGCTACGCCGCGAAGTACGAGTCGGCCTTCTACGGCCCGTTCCGGGACGCCGCGGACGGCGCGCCGGCCTTCGGCGACCGGCGGCACTACCAGATGGACCCCGCGAACGCACGCGAGGCCAGCCGCGAGGTCGATCTCGACGTCGAGCAGGGCGCAGACGTGCTGATGGTCAAGCCCGCCCTGCCGTATCTGGACATCGTCAAGGAGATCCGGGAGTCTTACGACCACCCCGTCGCCGCCTACAACGTCTCCGGCGAGTACGCGATGCTCCACGCCGCCGCCGAGAAGGGCTGGCTCGACCTCGAAGCGGTCGCCTACGAGTCGTTGCTGTCCATCAAACGCGCCGGCGCGGACCTCATTCTGACCTACTTCGCCGAGGACCTCGCTGACGAACTCTATAGTAACAATTGA
- a CDS encoding DUF7519 family protein has product MIPRTGAVCGGAALAAGVVTLFVAGISAVSTAAALVGVVLLAGGQLIQSGRLLDVASASLFLALLLAALQGATTTTVLVAGGATVLAWTFAHAAIDLYADLGTAPGTPVELTHVAGTTGLVGGAVVVTTLLFQLNVPPLSPLALASVVLGAIALTAALRR; this is encoded by the coding sequence ATGATACCGCGAACCGGAGCCGTCTGTGGCGGTGCGGCGCTGGCGGCGGGCGTCGTGACGCTGTTCGTCGCCGGCATCAGCGCAGTCTCGACCGCCGCCGCCCTCGTCGGCGTGGTCCTGCTCGCCGGCGGGCAACTGATTCAGTCCGGCCGGCTGCTCGACGTCGCCAGCGCGTCACTGTTCCTGGCGCTGCTGCTGGCCGCGCTTCAGGGGGCAACGACGACCACGGTGCTGGTCGCCGGCGGCGCGACGGTGCTGGCCTGGACGTTCGCACACGCGGCTATCGACCTCTATGCGGACCTCGGAACGGCTCCCGGGACGCCCGTCGAACTCACGCACGTCGCGGGGACGACAGGGCTGGTCGGAGGCGCCGTCGTGGTGACGACCCTGCTCTTTCAGCTAAACGTCCCGCCGCTGTCACCGCTGGCGCTGGCGAGTGTCGTGCTGGGCGCAATCGCGCTGACCGCGGCGCTCAGGCGCTAG
- a CDS encoding DUF7269 family protein: MTLRRLPLALGLVATAIGLGLAALGAPLLPSGAVSDLPILAVAVFAGGVALLALLVRSLDSERGMALPDTDSQYVTVPGDDIDEALAAGAGQEAIRRRVEGVAVTVLQRDGLSPDEAADALRSGAWTDREPARKLFDGTPISLRARLSGWLSGIRPFQRRVAHATAELRRRDEER; the protein is encoded by the coding sequence GTGACACTGCGCCGGCTCCCGTTGGCACTTGGCCTCGTCGCGACAGCCATCGGCCTCGGCCTCGCCGCGCTCGGCGCGCCGCTGTTGCCCTCGGGCGCTGTCTCGGATCTCCCGATACTCGCGGTGGCCGTCTTCGCTGGCGGTGTCGCGCTCCTCGCGCTCCTGGTTCGCTCCCTCGACAGCGAACGCGGGATGGCGCTGCCGGACACAGACAGCCAGTACGTCACGGTCCCCGGCGACGATATCGACGAGGCGCTTGCTGCTGGAGCCGGACAGGAAGCGATCCGGCGGCGCGTCGAGGGGGTCGCTGTCACCGTCCTCCAGCGCGACGGGCTCTCTCCCGACGAGGCAGCGGACGCGCTCCGGTCCGGCGCGTGGACGGACAGGGAGCCGGCTCGGAAACTGTTCGATGGGACACCGATATCGCTCCGGGCGCGGCTGTCCGGGTGGCTCTCGGGTATCCGTCCGTTCCAGCGGCGCGTCGCCCACGCGACGGCGGAACTCCGACGGCGCGACGAGGAGCGATGA
- a CDS encoding DUF58 domain-containing protein: MSEVHRTGRWFGLAGAALVAVGVGLVGQVPALVLLGGLGVTLSAYDRVAVPPAADVSIQRSITPTEPALGERVTVALTVRNDGSRTIPDLRLADGVPDSVRVVDGSASLGTALRPGASTTITYEITGGTDRCVFDPATVVVRDVVGVVARRTSVTTEPDTVTWEQPASSALLPLVPAVARRPGTVPVDEGGEGVSFYAVREHRSNDPLSRVDWNQYARTGDLRTVEFRREQSATVVVVVDARAAAALAPRPDAETAIERSTMAAVALVEGLPEDGHEVGVAAYSPHGAWLAPGTSAAHQQQARDLLRTDRAFAATSVTRTPDTTKLIAQLPTAANVVFLGPLCDDDSEALVRRLAASGHPVTVLSPDPTATDTAGHRLARLERRERLRRLRAAGIAVHDWPATEPLEQVTERAWRGGQ, encoded by the coding sequence ATGAGCGAGGTCCACCGCACCGGCCGCTGGTTCGGGCTGGCCGGGGCCGCACTGGTCGCCGTCGGCGTCGGACTGGTGGGGCAAGTCCCCGCGCTCGTGTTGCTGGGCGGGCTCGGCGTCACGCTGAGCGCGTACGACCGGGTCGCTGTCCCGCCAGCGGCGGACGTGTCGATACAGCGGTCCATCACACCGACAGAACCCGCACTCGGCGAGCGGGTCACCGTGGCGCTCACCGTCCGCAACGACGGATCACGGACGATTCCGGACCTCCGGCTCGCCGACGGCGTGCCGGATTCTGTCCGCGTCGTTGACGGGTCGGCGTCGCTGGGGACGGCGCTGCGGCCCGGCGCATCGACGACGATTACCTACGAGATTACTGGCGGGACCGACCGCTGCGTGTTCGACCCGGCGACGGTCGTCGTCAGGGACGTGGTCGGCGTCGTCGCCCGACGAACGTCCGTCACGACCGAACCCGACACCGTCACCTGGGAGCAGCCGGCCAGTTCGGCGCTGTTGCCGCTGGTCCCCGCAGTGGCCCGCCGACCCGGGACGGTACCCGTCGACGAGGGCGGCGAAGGGGTCTCCTTCTACGCGGTCAGGGAGCACCGGTCGAACGACCCGCTCTCCCGCGTCGACTGGAATCAGTACGCCCGCACCGGCGACCTGCGGACCGTCGAGTTCCGCCGCGAGCAATCCGCGACGGTCGTGGTGGTCGTCGACGCCAGAGCAGCCGCCGCGCTCGCGCCGCGTCCGGACGCCGAGACAGCCATCGAGCGGTCGACGATGGCTGCCGTCGCCCTCGTCGAGGGGCTCCCCGAGGACGGCCACGAGGTCGGCGTCGCGGCGTACTCGCCACACGGAGCGTGGCTCGCACCGGGCACGAGCGCCGCGCACCAGCAACAGGCCCGGGACCTGCTCAGGACCGACCGCGCGTTCGCCGCGACATCGGTCACCCGAACACCGGACACAACGAAGCTCATCGCACAACTGCCGACAGCGGCGAACGTCGTCTTCCTCGGCCCGCTGTGTGACGACGACAGCGAGGCGCTGGTCCGTCGACTCGCCGCCAGCGGTCACCCGGTGACGGTCCTGAGCCCCGACCCGACCGCGACGGACACGGCAGGCCACCGGCTGGCGCGGCTCGAACGCCGCGAACGGCTCCGACGGTTGCGAGCCGCCGGCATCGCCGTCCACGACTGGCCCGCAACTGAGCCGCTGGAACAGGTAACCGAACGGGCCTGGCGAGGTGGCCAATGA
- a CDS encoding sensor histidine kinase, translating to MFCIDDTGRFTFATDEFAALLGRTPAELVGTPVEAVVAAEDREPLTTARQAVNSAPDRLTETCQVRLPQSDLSGPVTIELTTATDGSVVGTICRTAGASDPFQYLFDLIQDAVVGFEIVNFVPIVRTVNPAFVDTFGYDREEIVGEPLNDYIVPGDRVEEAVNYDQRTAAGEVNYAVVSRETADGCREFIYRGVPYDTTDGRRCGFAMYTDVTDSRRQKRRLRVLHRVLRHNLRNELSVVLGTAEYVRAHAADSSVSLAASRALDAADRLAAVSEKARSVETALDGESDQSVDAAALARSVADSYRPDTPVETALPETLPVTGGTAVYDALDNLVENAVRHTPEGTAVRITAERAGGDAFVRVLDDGPGIPAVERAVVFEDADITNLQHGSGLGIWLARWVAEAAGGGIEYERADGWTTVSLRLPLSDADDVLTLADTAESEVTPTRK from the coding sequence ATGTTCTGCATCGACGACACTGGTCGGTTCACGTTCGCGACGGACGAATTCGCCGCATTGCTTGGGCGGACGCCTGCCGAACTTGTTGGAACACCTGTCGAGGCGGTGGTCGCAGCCGAGGACCGTGAGCCACTGACCACAGCGAGACAGGCCGTCAACAGTGCGCCAGACCGGCTGACCGAAACCTGTCAGGTCAGGCTCCCGCAAAGCGACCTCTCCGGTCCGGTTACGATTGAGCTCACGACGGCAACCGACGGGTCTGTCGTCGGGACTATCTGTCGAACTGCCGGGGCGTCCGACCCCTTTCAGTACTTGTTCGACCTCATTCAGGACGCGGTCGTCGGCTTCGAAATCGTCAATTTCGTCCCGATTGTCCGCACGGTCAACCCCGCGTTCGTCGACACCTTCGGCTACGACCGCGAGGAAATCGTCGGCGAACCGCTCAACGACTACATCGTTCCCGGCGACCGCGTCGAGGAGGCGGTTAACTACGACCAGCGGACGGCCGCCGGGGAGGTCAACTACGCCGTCGTCTCTCGGGAGACGGCCGACGGCTGCCGCGAGTTCATCTATCGCGGGGTCCCGTACGACACGACCGACGGCCGTCGCTGCGGGTTCGCGATGTACACGGATGTGACCGACAGCCGGCGGCAAAAGCGGCGACTCCGCGTTCTCCACCGCGTCCTGCGGCACAATCTCCGCAACGAACTCTCTGTCGTGCTCGGGACGGCTGAATACGTCCGAGCCCACGCAGCTGACTCGTCCGTCTCGTTGGCCGCGTCTCGCGCCCTCGATGCGGCCGACCGCCTCGCCGCCGTCAGCGAAAAGGCCCGAAGCGTCGAGACCGCGCTCGACGGCGAATCCGATCAGTCGGTCGACGCGGCGGCGCTGGCTCGGTCCGTCGCCGACAGTTATCGCCCCGATACACCGGTCGAAACAGCACTCCCCGAGACACTCCCTGTCACCGGCGGGACGGCCGTCTACGACGCGCTCGACAACCTCGTCGAGAACGCGGTCAGACACACACCCGAGGGCACAGCCGTCCGAATCACAGCCGAGCGGGCCGGTGGAGACGCGTTCGTCCGCGTTCTCGACGACGGCCCCGGTATCCCCGCCGTCGAACGGGCCGTCGTGTTCGAGGACGCGGATATCACCAATCTCCAGCACGGGAGCGGCCTCGGTATCTGGCTCGCTCGGTGGGTCGCCGAGGCGGCCGGCGGCGGCATCGAGTACGAACGAGCCGACGGGTGGACGACCGTCTCGCTCAGGCTCCCGCTCTCCGATGCCGATGACGTTCTCACACTGGCTGACACCGCGGAATCCGAGGTTACACCGACGCGGAAGTGA